A stretch of the Candidatus Thermoplasmatota archaeon genome encodes the following:
- a CDS encoding glycosyltransferase: MRPSLSVVVLTRNEAAHVREALASLLAQSDPVDEIVVVDAASDDATCALVREAAERDSRVRLIDSPRILAVGEARNLGVAASKGECVAFMSADAVADPSFAARVRASLRGADLVFGRQVHAPLRLTLAAAVRGLRYHLYERKLPAEAYASNVVSAARRELLERFPFGASEADSVLDDVLLARRAREAGLVLAYDPTMVVHHRDKATLASEYRKVRREARAWGATRRETGGLDRVVGWGALVLVALGGAVSYPHTITLALLALVLAAPALRRVTPGAFARYRGWALAAIAASPAYDLAFLFHYIQGAMSR, from the coding sequence TTGCGGCCCTCGCTGTCGGTGGTCGTCCTCACCAGGAATGAGGCCGCGCACGTCCGCGAGGCGCTCGCGTCCCTCCTCGCGCAGAGCGACCCGGTCGACGAGATCGTCGTGGTCGACGCCGCAAGCGACGACGCGACGTGCGCGCTCGTCCGGGAGGCCGCCGAGCGGGACTCGCGCGTCCGCCTCATCGACTCCCCGCGCATCCTGGCCGTCGGGGAGGCCAGGAACCTCGGCGTCGCGGCCTCGAAAGGGGAATGCGTGGCCTTCATGAGCGCCGACGCGGTCGCCGATCCATCCTTCGCGGCGCGGGTGCGGGCGTCGCTTCGCGGCGCCGACCTCGTCTTCGGCCGTCAGGTCCACGCCCCGTTGCGCCTCACGCTCGCGGCCGCCGTCCGCGGCCTACGGTACCATCTCTACGAGCGGAAGCTTCCCGCCGAAGCGTATGCCTCGAACGTCGTCTCGGCCGCCCGGAGGGAGCTTCTCGAGCGCTTCCCGTTCGGCGCGTCCGAGGCGGATTCGGTGCTCGACGACGTCCTGCTCGCCCGTCGCGCGCGCGAAGCGGGCCTCGTCCTCGCGTACGATCCGACGATGGTGGTGCACCATCGCGACAAGGCGACGCTCGCCTCGGAGTACCGCAAGGTGAGACGGGAGGCGCGAGCCTGGGGCGCAACGCGGCGCGAGACGGGCGGACTCGACCGCGTGGTCGGCTGGGGGGCGCTCGTCCTCGTCGCCCTCGGGGGCGCCGTCTCGTACCCGCACACGATCACGCTCGCCCTCCTCGCGCTCGTGCTCGCGGCGCCGGCGCTCCGCCGGGTCACGCCGGGCGCCTTCGCCCGCTATCGGGGCTGGGCCCTCGCGGCCATCGCCGCGAGCCCTGCCTACGACCTCGCCTTCCTCTTCCATTACATCCAAGGAGCCATGAGCCGATGA
- a CDS encoding alkaline phosphatase family protein: protein MTTTPTFFLILDACRHDYITPETTPFLAALLERSRRGSLVSPAGFAQRTAMFTGTYPDKSGNFSAFGYGPENSPFGWLSKLGPLARWYRPRKVFFPVRLAIKHASRLITGKYHTDPAWIPPTFLPKFEVVEDSRPIFDPGALPSTSLFDRLREDGKTFFYGAHPVSGDDEEIFSMLLERFERRVEDALFVAQFSTLDENGHHAGPLLPAGLEPSAEQTDQDRSLMRRELAELDRKCRTIHTSLASNYGDFNFMVVGDHGMAPVRRRVDVLAALRTLDLEPGEDYTVFVNSTIANFWFETERARSEITSAMERLGGGRFLSRSEMEAERIGFSTRRYGDALFAADPGTLFWPDYFHVVDSTIKGMHGYIDKAEETYSLLMVSGPGIAPGEIGARPLVDVFPTLCRLTGVESTVDSEGRSLLDASLVRRA from the coding sequence ATGACCACGACGCCCACGTTCTTCCTCATCCTCGACGCCTGCCGACACGACTACATCACGCCCGAGACGACGCCGTTCCTCGCCGCGCTCCTCGAGCGCTCGAGGCGCGGATCGCTCGTCTCTCCCGCCGGATTCGCGCAGCGCACCGCGATGTTCACCGGGACGTACCCCGACAAGAGCGGCAACTTCAGCGCCTTCGGCTACGGTCCCGAGAACTCGCCGTTCGGTTGGCTCTCGAAGCTGGGTCCGCTCGCGCGATGGTACCGACCGCGCAAGGTGTTCTTCCCGGTGCGCCTCGCGATCAAGCACGCAAGCCGCCTCATCACGGGCAAGTACCACACCGATCCCGCATGGATCCCGCCGACCTTCCTCCCCAAGTTCGAGGTCGTCGAGGATTCCCGGCCCATCTTCGATCCGGGCGCGCTGCCCTCGACGAGCCTCTTCGACCGCCTTCGCGAGGACGGGAAGACGTTCTTCTACGGCGCGCACCCCGTGAGCGGCGACGACGAGGAGATCTTCTCGATGCTCCTCGAGCGCTTCGAGCGCCGCGTCGAAGACGCGCTGTTCGTCGCGCAGTTCTCGACGCTCGACGAGAACGGCCACCACGCGGGGCCCCTCCTCCCGGCGGGCCTCGAGCCTTCGGCGGAGCAGACGGACCAGGACCGCTCGCTCATGCGCCGCGAGCTCGCGGAGCTCGACCGGAAGTGCCGGACGATCCACACCTCGCTCGCCTCGAACTACGGCGACTTCAACTTCATGGTCGTCGGCGACCACGGCATGGCGCCGGTTCGGCGGCGCGTCGACGTGCTCGCGGCCCTCCGGACGCTCGACCTCGAGCCCGGGGAGGACTACACCGTGTTCGTGAACAGCACGATCGCGAACTTCTGGTTCGAGACCGAGCGCGCGCGCTCGGAGATCACCTCCGCGATGGAGCGCCTCGGCGGCGGCCGATTCCTCAGCCGCTCCGAGATGGAGGCGGAGCGCATCGGCTTCTCGACGCGGCGATACGGGGACGCGCTCTTCGCCGCCGATCCGGGCACGCTCTTCTGGCCCGACTACTTCCACGTCGTCGACTCGACGATCAAGGGCATGCACGGGTACATCGACAAGGCGGAGGAGACGTACTCGCTCCTCATGGTCTCGGGCCCGGGCATCGCGCCCGGCGAGATCGGCGCGCGGCCGCTCGTCGACGTCTTCCCCACGCTCTGCCGCCTCACGGGCGTGGAATCGACGGTCGACAGCGAAGGAAGGAGCCTCCTCGATGCCTCTCTCGTGCGCCGAGCTTGA